Proteins from a genomic interval of Enterococcus faecium:
- a CDS encoding ABC transporter ATP-binding protein, whose translation MEKMIEVKHLSKSYGSKLSPVKALDNISFTVEEGEFVGIMGPSGAGKTTLMNILSTINLPTMGSVSIQGKEITKMKNSELSDFRRKKLGFIFQEFNLIDTLNAKDNILLPLAVERMTKEEMEKRVRHVAQLLNIEELLKRYPDELSVGQRQRIAAARALVVQPQVIFADEPTGSLDSKSATELLNYLKTMNQKEKATILLVTHDPYTASYCDRILFIKDGVIFSEVVRRGTRREFFEKVIDMQATIGGGGKMNAV comes from the coding sequence TTGGAAAAGATGATCGAAGTGAAACATCTAAGTAAAAGCTACGGCAGCAAACTTTCTCCCGTCAAAGCCTTAGATAATATCTCATTCACAGTAGAAGAAGGCGAGTTTGTTGGGATTATGGGCCCAAGTGGTGCAGGAAAGACAACGCTGATGAATATCTTGTCCACGATCAATTTGCCTACGATGGGCAGTGTCTCGATCCAAGGAAAAGAAATCACAAAAATGAAAAACAGTGAGCTCAGTGACTTTCGTCGAAAAAAACTAGGATTCATTTTTCAAGAGTTCAATTTGATCGATACCCTAAATGCAAAAGACAATATCCTATTGCCCCTAGCAGTTGAACGGATGACTAAAGAGGAAATGGAAAAGAGAGTAAGACATGTAGCTCAATTGTTGAATATAGAAGAACTGCTCAAACGGTATCCCGATGAACTTTCTGTCGGACAGAGACAACGAATTGCAGCTGCTAGAGCACTTGTTGTTCAGCCACAAGTGATTTTTGCAGATGAACCAACTGGCTCTTTGGACTCGAAGTCGGCTACAGAATTGTTGAACTACTTGAAGACCATGAATCAAAAAGAAAAAGCAACGATACTGTTAGTCACCCATGATCCATATACAGCAAGCTACTGCGATAGAATTTTATTTATTAAAGATGGTGTGATTTTTTCTGAAGTTGTCAGAAGAGGGACAAGAAGAGAGTTCTTTGAGAAAGTAATAGACATGCAGGCGACGATTGGCGGAGGAGGAAAAATGAATGCTGTATAA